A genomic window from Punica granatum isolate Tunisia-2019 chromosome 2, ASM765513v2, whole genome shotgun sequence includes:
- the LOC116196698 gene encoding squamous cell carcinoma antigen recognized by T-cells 3 gives MAEEAHFEEEALEKTVLSPIPESMEVTAGADSSPGEGSESDSDSESDSDSEANDKLQVQTLESELYDNPSNYDAYVQYVKLLRRMGNIQKLRQAREAMSALFPLTPTMWQEWAQDEAFFNSGPDACPVIEKLYERGVSDYLSVPLWCDYVNFVQENDPSVRECSPAGISRARNLFERAITAAGLHMTEGNKIWEAYREFEQAILHTIDESDTEAREKHVQRIRSLFHRQLSIPLVDLESTLLAYKTWEVEQGNAFLLESAELDKIFPHVSSAYKKAVDMFHVRAQFEEKISQQDLSETERLQHYLVYLKFEQSMQDPARVNVLFERAVADFPISADLWLDYTHHLNKTLKVGNIVRDVHLRATRNCPWVGELWVRYLLCLERCRSSETEISAVFEKSLQCTFSTLDEYLDLYLTRVDGLRRRISFAGEAKDPLDYISIRETFQRASDYLSPHLKNTKTLLHLHTYWARLEAKLGNDLVASRGVWESSLKICGSMLEAWQGYIDMEIEFGNISEARSIYRRCYSKRFPGTGSEEICQSWLRFEREFGKLEDLDHAVQKVTPRLEELQLFAAQQELKVTDQKENNIKKGIREKRKSTTDMTDEESPVKRQKESTRPKKTNGNNKSRPENAAELGEDQDSKSKADEADKVHEQGKKDTHSDKPKVFTDQCTAFISNLDPKTTNNHLREFFTDVGGVTAVRILHDKFTGKSRGLAYVDFVDDEHLAAALAKNKRMLLGKKLSIARSNPKKGRKDSAGHGAASGEQPGKVGKSALNDAVETSQEEPRLPPRPESAAHKRGLEDVPLKGKNTFATPRSVKPLGWSASKPKTTNEGEEENPKSNDEFRQMLLKK, from the exons ATGGCGGAGGAAGCTCACTTTGAAGAAGAAGCACTGGAGAAAACGGTCTTGTCTCCGATACCCGAGTCCATGGAAGTCACAGCTGGCGCCGACTCTTCTCCCGGCGAGGGTTCCGAATCGGACTCCGACTCAGAGTCAGACTCCGACTCTGAAGCTAATGACAAGCTCCAAGTTCAAACCCTAGAATCTGAGCTCTACGACAATCCCTCCAACTACGATGCATACGTCCAG TACGTGAAGCTTCTGAGGAGAATGGGTAATATCCAGAAGCTCAGACAGGCTAGAGAAGCTATGAGTGCCCTCTTCCCTTTAACCCCTACGATGTGGCAAGAATGGGCCCAGGATGAAGCTTTCTTCAATTCCGG ACCTGATGCCTGTCCTGTGATAGAGAAGCTTTATGAACGAGGGGTCTCTGATTATCTG TCTGTTCCTCTTTGGTGTGACTATGTAAATTTTGTTCAAGAAAATGATCCTTCAGTTCGTGAATGTTCACCTGCTGGCATATCGAGGGCAAGAAATTTATTTGAGCGTGCTATTACTGCGGCTGGCTTGCATATGACTGAAGGCAATAAAATATGGGAAGCTTATCGCGAATTTGAGCAAGCCATATTACATACTATCGATGAGTCTGATACTGAG GCTAGAGAAAAACACGTTCAGCGTATCCGTAGCTTATTTCACCGTCAATTGTCCATTCCCCTTGTGGATTTGGAGTCTACTCTTCTTGCTTACAAAACTTGGGAGGTGGAGCAGGGGAATGCTTTTCTTCTTGAATCTGCTGAGCTGGATAAAATATTTCCTCACGTTTCTTCTGCATACAAGAAGGCTGTTGATATGTTTCATGTCCGTGCTCAATTTGAAGAGAAGATATCTCAGCAGGATTTATCAGAGACTGAAAGACTTCAACATTATCTT GTCTACTTGAAATTTGAACAGTCTATGCAAGACCCAGCACGGGTCAATGTTCTATTTGAGCGGGCTGTTGCAGATTTTCCTATATCGGCTGATCTATGGCTTGATTACACTCACCACTTGAACAAAACATTGAag gTGGGTAATATTGTGAGGGATGTTCATTTGAGGGCCACAAGGAACTGTCCCTGGGTTGGCGAGCTTTGGGTTAGATATCTACTTTGCTTGGAGCGTTGTCGTTCTTCTGAGACCGAGATATCTGCT GTGTTTGAGAAGTCCTTGCAGTGTACTTTTTCAACCCTGGACGAg TACCTGGACTTGTATCTTACTCGAGTCGATGGCCTGAGAAGAAGAATTTCATTTGCTGGGGAAGCTAAGGACCCCTTGGACTATATATCAATCCGAGAAACCTTTCAG CGAGCTTCGGATTACTTGTCTCCACACCTGAAGAATACAAAGACTTTGTTGCATTTGCACACTTACTGGGCTCGATTAGAGGCAAAGTTGGGGAACGATTTAGTTGCCTCTCGTGGAGTGTGGGAGAGCTCGCTCAAAATCTG TGGCTCCATGTTAGAAGCCTGGCAGGGTTATATAGATATGGAGATTGAATTCGGCAATATAAGTGAAGCCAGATCAATCTATAGGAGATGCTATAGTAAAAGGTTTCCCGGTACAGGATCAGAG GAAATATGCCAATCATGGTTACGCTTTGAGAGGGAATTCGGGAAGTTGGAAGATCTTGACCATGCTGTACAGAAG GTGACTCCACGCTTGGAAGAGCTTCAGTTATTCGCGGCGCAGCAGGAACTCAAAGTAACTGATCAGAaagaaaataacatcaagaaaGGTATTCGTGAGAAGAGAAAGTCCACCACTGACATGACTGATGAAGAATCTCCTGTGAAgaggcaaaaggagagtacaaggcctaagaaaactaatgGAAATAATAAATCTCGACCAGAAAATGCAGCTGAATTAGGTGAAGATCAGGACAGCAAATCAAAAGCTGATGAAGCAGATAAAGTGCATGAACAAGGGAAGAAAGACACACACTCTGACAAGCCTAAAGTATTCACAGATCAGTGCACCGCATTTATATCAAACCTTGATCCTAAG ACTACCAATAACCATCTTCGAGAATTCTTTACTGACGTCGGAGGGGTGACGGCTGTGCGCATTCTGCATGATAAGTTCACAGGAAAATCAAGg GGACTGGCCTATGTCGATTTTGTTGATGATGAACACCTTGCCGCTGCGCTGGCAAAGAATAAGCGGATGCTGCTAGGAAAGAAATTGAGCATTGCTCGTTCTAATCCAAAGAAAGGTCGGAAAGATTCTGCAGGTCATG GAGCAGCCTCAGGTGAGCAACCGGGTAAAGTCGGGAAATCTGCTTTAAATGATGCTGTGGAGACCTCCCAGGAGGAGCCAAGGTTACCTCCTAGACCCGAGTCTGCAGCACATAAGCGGGGACTAGAGGATGTCCCATTGAAAGGGAAAAACACTTTTGCGACGCCTCGAAGCGTTAAGCCGCTAGGTTGGTCTGCAAGTAAGCCTAAAACTACCAATGAAGGGGAAGAGGAGAACCCCAAGTCCAACGACGAGTTCAGGCAAATGCTTCTGAAGAAATGA
- the LOC116195343 gene encoding 2-C-methyl-D-erythritol 4-phosphate cytidylyltransferase, chloroplastic, with product MPGTAVGAISYSQTLAMMKMKNRLFASPRTCGNGRRRDGGLPANTLYPLHSVMGLQLPGKARISCARRTPRYGKISCSAEDDNGSVVVRDKSVSVILLAGGKGKRMGASMPKQYLPLLGQPIALYSFYTFSLMGKVKEIIVVCDPSYKDVFEDTKEKVEVDIKFTLPGKERQDSVFNGLQAVDTTSELVCVHDSARPLVSAGDIEKVLKDAWVNGAAVLGVPVKATIKEANSESFVVRTLDRKTLWEMQTPQVIKPELLKRGFELVNREGLEVTDDVSIVEYLKHPVYITEGSYTNIKVTTPDDLLLAERIVSMNSGV from the exons ATGCCGGGGACTGCAGTCGGAGCCATTTCCTATTCTCAGACGTTGGcgatgatgaagatgaagaaccGGCTTTTTGCTTCGCCCAGGACTTGcggcaatggaagaagaagagatggAGGTCTTCCCGCCAATACTCTTTATCCGCTGCATTCGGTCATGGGCCTACAGTTGCCCGGCAAAG CTCGAATATCATGTGCCCGGAGAACACCCAGATATGGGAAAATCAGCTGCTCGGCAGAAGACGACAAT GGATCGGTGGTGGTGAGAGACAAGAGTGTGTCTGTCATTCTTTTGGCTGGAGGAAAGGGGAAGCGGATGGGT GCGAGCATGCCGAAGCAGTATCTTCCCCTTCTGGGACAGCCAATTGCTCTTTATAG CTTTTATACCTTTTCACTCATGGGCAAAGTGAAGGAGATAATTGTTGTTTGCGATCCATCCTACAAGGACGTTTTCGAAg ACACCAAGGAGAAGGTTGAAGTGGATATCAAATTTACACTGCCTGGCAAAGAGAGACAGGATTCTGTGTTCAATGGACTTCAG GCTGTTGATACGACATCCGAGCTTGTTTGTGTTCATGATTCTGCAAGACCACTCGTGTCAGCTGGAGATATAGAAAAG GTACTAAAAGACGCCTGGGTAAATGGAGCTGCAGTTCTTGGTGTGCCCGTCAAAGCTACTATCAAAGAG GCTAATAGTGAATCTTTTGTTGTGAGAACTCTGGACCGGAAAACACTTTGGGAAATGCAGACGCCCCAG GTCATCAAACCTGAGTTGCTTAAGAGGGGTTTCGAGTTGGTCAATAG GGAAGGTCTTGAAGTCACTGACGATGTGTCGATTGTGGAATACCTTAAACATCCCGTATACATTACTGAAGGATCTTACACCAACATCAAG GTTACTACCCCTGATGATTTGTTGCTTGCAGAGAGGATTGTGAGTATGAATTCTGGAGTATAA
- the LOC116195342 gene encoding protein STICHEL, with amino-acid sequence MSELRVSDPSRLHLRRELTQIRKAARVLRDPGTTSSWKSPLSSSRSIAPPPPSSAASARRSSANDGGRAANGWGGNAEGERVESENRVGKDKEKPVFLYNWKARRFSDNAAANDEAEDGDQSSSSSDLAPGGSLGDSHSDAHNNSSASTLSRRRDANLTVLGTPSMKRTSGVRKRGKKLNPHLDALTNYAARKGEDMFLGHVRSSMTARARLNGNGHPSVTLSSVDQSDDDTEEYSNSEDIRRVSGASPLLLKFKHKNWTHSSSKFLRTSRRDDSSYTYSTPALSTSSFNRYRNRNPSTIGSWDGTATSVNDGDDEFDDPLDLPGGQGCGIPCYWSKRTPKHRGMCGSCCSPSLSDTLRRKGSSILCGSQSMYSVKRRSLSGSAKRSRIALKSSQGVLPLLTNSGDGRGMSSIGTGNSDDELSTNFGELDLEALSRLDGRRWSNCRSQDGSEILALNGDGEEDSMPENSRSLSQKYKPIFFNELIGQNIVVQSLANAVSRGRIAPVYLFQGPRGTGKTSTARIFAAALNCLSSEESKPCGYCKECTEFISGKSRDLCEVDGTNKKGIDKARCLLKNLSVRPPVPSAFSRYKVFIIDECHLLPSKTWLTFLKFVEDPPRRAVFIFITTDLDNVPRTVQSRCQKYLFSKIKDSDIVSRLRKISAEENLDVESDALDLIALNADGSLRDAETMLDQLSLLGKRITTSLVNELVGVVSDEKLLDLLELAMSSDTKETVRRARELMDSGVDPLHLMSQLASLIMDIIAGTYKMSASNYSEPLFGGRTLSEAELDRLKHALKLLSEADKQLRVSSEPSTWFAATLLQLGSVPSPEISQSSSSRRQSSRTTEEDPSGASREYIYRRKSDGPLKSASPAALLKEFNGDSHQGNVSSQIDDFISKLKASHEEYVNGCNSDASFDDIGRSNVFKFSNFEKLNNIWEQCIERCHSKTLRQLLHAHGKLVSIAEAEGILVAYIAFGDRDIKSRAERFLSSITNSIEKVVRRNVEVRIILLPSGESLLTNGSLLDSPELSKSETALATRKERRDAHHESLKVSRGSFNDVESKLKGGKLDDGRNSPLLDGTHQSNQGVSKPMAEETDETNQKREEIPMQRVESIIREQRLETAWLQATEKGTPGSLNRLRPVKNQVLPQEGSYDQHQMESVTSTALSSHNWEDELNHDLKVLKITDGKTPQKDNATKTHYPVSPSLLHDSNFAGTFNMESLVYESTSGNEGCGALFCWNKNRPHKREKAKRTAIRSRRHGRFSLFGRCVKPKSESRLRRRTVE; translated from the exons ATGTCGGAGTTGAGGGTTTCCGATCCCAGCAGGCTTCACTTGAGGCGGGAGCTCACTCAAATCCGGAAAGCGGCGAGGGTGTTGCGCGACCCTGGCACTACTTCTTCCTGGAAGTCACCTCTCAGTTCCTCCAGATCCAtcgctcctcctcctccttcttcggCTGCTTCTGCTCGGAGGAGCTCAGCCAATGACGGCGGCAGGGCGGCGAACGGCTGGGGCGGCAACGCGGAGGGTGAGCGAGTCGAGAGCGAGAACAGGGTGGGAAAGGATAAAGAGAAGCCGGTCTTTTTGTACAATTGGAAGGCTCGGAGATTTTCCGACAACGCTGCCGCCAATGATGAGGCTGAAGACGGCGATCAGTCCTCCTCGTCCTCCGACTTGGCCCCGGGAGGCAGCCTTGGTGACAGCCACAGCGACGCCCACAACAACAGCTCGGCGTCCACCCTCTCCAGGCGCAGAGATGCGAATCTCACAGTTCTCGGCACTCCCTCCATGAAGAGGACGTCGGGCGTCAGGAAGCGGGGCAAGAAGCTGAATCCGCATCTGGATGCTTTGACTAATTATGCAGCTCGCAAGGGCGAGGACATGTTCTTGGGCCACGTTCGGAGCTCAATGACTGCGAGAGCTCGGTTAAATGGAAATGGTCATCCTTCGGTGACTCTGAGCTCTGTCGATCAATCTGATGATGATACGGAGGAGTACTCCAACTCAGAGGACATAAGGCGGGTTTCCGGGGCATCTCCACTGCTCTTGAAGTTCAAGCACAAGAACTGGACCCACTCGTCCTCCAAGTTCCTGAGGACCTCCAGGAGAGATGACTCTTCCTATACCTACAGCACCCCTGCATTGTCCACTAGCTCTTTCAACAGGTACCGGAACCGCAATCCCAGCACAATCGGGTCTTGGGACGGGACTGCAACTTCTGTGAACGATGGCGATGACGAGTTTGATGATCCTCTGGATCTCCCAGGCGGGCAGGGATGCGGGATCCCGTGCTACTGGTCGAAGAGGACCCCGAAACACAGAGGGATGTGTGGAAGCTGTTGCTCTCCTTCCCTTTCGGACACACTGAGGAGAAAGGGAAGCAGCATACTTTGTGGGAGCCAGTCCATGTACAGCGTTAAACGGAGATCTTTATCTGGGTCCGCGAAGCGCAGCAGGATTGCCTTGAAAAGTTCTCAGGGTGTTCTGCCTTTGCTCACTAATAGCGGTGATGGCAGAGGAATGTCCTCCATTGGAACAGGGAATAGTGACGATGAGCTTTCCACAAACTTTGGGGAGCTCGATTTGGAGGCCTTGAGTAGGTTGGATGGTAGAAGGTGGTCGAATTGTCGGAGTCAAGACGGGTCCGAGATTCTGGCTCTCAATGGGGATGGAGAGGAGGACAGCATGCCCGAAAACAGTAGAAGCTTAAGTCAGAAATATAAGCCCATCTTCTTTAATGAATTGATTGGGCAAAACATCGTCGTCCAGTCTCTTGCCAATGCTGTTTCGAGGGGAAGAATTGCCCCTGTATATCTCTTCCAAGGTCCACGAGGCACTGGAAAGACTTCCACAGCCAGAATTTTTGCTGCAGCTCTGAACTGTCTGTCTTCAGAGGAGAGTAAGCCTTGTGGATACTGCAAAGAATGCACAGAATTCATCTCAGGAAAGAGCAGGGATCTTTGCGAAGTGGATGGGACCAATAAAAAGGGAATCGATAAAGCCAGATGCCTTCTCAAGAACTTGTCAGTTAGGCCACCGGTACCATCAGCATTTTCACGGTACAAGGTTTTCATCATCGATGAATGTCATCTCTTGCCCTCAAAGACATGGCTGACCTTTCTCAAATTTGTCGAGGACCCGCCTCGGCGAGctgtttttattttcatcacCACTGATTTAGACAATGTGCCCCGGACGGTACAATCCCGGTGCCAGAAGTACCTATTCAGTAAAATCAAGGATAGTGACATAGTAAGCAGGCTAAGGAAGATTTCTGCTGAGGAGAATCTGGATGTAGAGTCAGATGCATTGGATTTGATTGCTTTGAATGCGGATGGTTCGCTCCGAGATGCTGAAACTATGTTAGATCAGTTGAGCTTGCTGGGCAAAAGAATCACCACGTCTCTCGTAAATGAACTT GTTGGTGTTGTTTCAGATGAGAAACTATTGGATCTGCTAGAGCTAGCCATGTCCTCGGATACTAAAGAAACAGTGAGAAGAGCTCGGGAGTTGATGGACTCTGGGGTTGATCCATTGCATCTGATGTCTCAGTTGGCCAGTCTCATCATGGACATTATTGCTGGGACTTACAAAATGAGTGCGTCAAACTATAGTGAACCACTTTTTGGCGGGCGAACCT TGAGCGAAGCCGAGTTGGATAGATTAAAGCATGCTCTGAAGCTTCTTTCTGAGGCTGACAAGCAGTTGAGGGTTTCAAGTGAGCCCTCAACATGGTTCGCTGCAACATTGTTGCAGCTTGGTTCAGTACCTTCACCCGAAATTTCTCAGTCCAGCAGCAGCCGAAGGCAAAGCTCGAGAACAACAGAGGAAGACCCATCTGGTGCCTCAAGAGAATACATTTACAGGAGGAAGTCAGATGGTCCTCTAAAGTCTGCTTCTCCTGCTGCCTTACTCAAAGAATTCAATGGAGATAGCCACCAAGGAAATGTTTCGTCGCAAATAGATGATTTTATTTCCAAATTGAAGGCCTCACATGAAGAATACGTGAATGGCTGTAACTCTGACGCATCCTTCGATGATATAGGCAGAAGTAATGTATTTAAATTCTCAAACTTTGAGAAgttgaataatatatgggaACAGTGTATAGAGAGGTGCCATTCAAAAACACTGAGGCAGCTGCTACACGCCCATGGGAAGCTTGTTTCCATTGCTGAAGCTGAAG GTATTCTTGTTGCATATATTGCATTTGGGGATAGAGATATAAAGTCCAGAGCTGAGAGGTTCTTGAGCAGTATTACTAACTCGATTGAAAAAGTTGTGAGGCGAAATGTTGAGGTCAGGATCATTCTCCTCCCCAGTGGCGAGAGCCTACTAACGAATGGAAGTTTGCTCGACTCACCAGAATTGAGTAAATCCGAGACAGCTCTGGCCACCAGGAAAGAAAGGAGAGATGCTCATCATGAGTCGCTGAAAGTTTCGAGGGGAAGCTTTAATGATGTGGAAAGTAAGTTGAAAGGAGGAAAGCTTGATGATGGTAGGAATTCTCCATTGCTGGATGGAACCCACCAATCAAATCAAGGAGTATCGAAGCCGATGGCTGAAGAGACCGATGAGACAAATCAGAAGAGGGAGGAGATTCCGATGCAGAGAGTAGAGTCAATCATCAGAGAGCAGAGGCTAGAAACTGCTTGGTTGCAAGCTACAGAGAAAGGAACTCCTGGCTCATTGAATCGACTGAGACCTGTAAAGAACCAAGTCTTACCTCAAGAAGGCAGTTATGATCAGCATCAGATGGAGTCGGTGACTTCAACAGCCTTATCTTCTCATAACTGGGAAGACGAACTGAATCACGATCTGAAGGTTCTGAAGATTACTGATGGGAAAACACCGCAGAAGGATAATGCGACTAAAACTCATTACCCAGTATCTCCAAGCCTGTTACATGACAGcaactttgcaggaaccttCAATATGGAAAGCCT GGTGTATGAGTCTACATCTGGAAACGAGGGCTGTGGCGCACTGTTCTGTTGGAACAAAAATAGACCTCACAAGAGGGAGAAG GCTAAAAGGACAGCAATTCGATCACGAAGGCATGGACGGTTTTCATTGTTTGGCAGGTGCGTGAAGCCAAAGTCAGAAAGCAGACTGAGGAGACGAACTGTAGAGTAG
- the LOC116195485 gene encoding pentatricopeptide repeat-containing protein At1g14470-like: MSHLGNGALTISHKKIAQLRHLARLHAHHRWFYLLPALCTSRHAASASSSGPPHGPASPSSASTRAPTATSFTCSVGSGSDASSYLTLMKSASSRVGTQVHAHAVKLGLDRDAYLRNAVMTSYAKAGPVGDARRIFDEMPEKRIPADWNSMISGYWKWGFGERARELFDTMPCRNVITWTAMVAGCAKTGDLDSARKYFDKMPRRNVVSWNAMLSGYAQNGLHDEALKLFDGMASSGFQPDDTTLVAVISSCAARGDASLAASLIERLGFNQGCPGSNFFVKTALLDMYAKCGSIAKARQIFDELRDGRSTVTWNAMISAYCKEGDLVSARELFDTMPLPERDVVSWNTMISGYAQNGQSALAIQLFRQMTASNVGVFLKPNEVTISSVLSACGHLGAMESGNWVVNFVNDNRIELGISGYNSLIFMYSRCGRMDDARRVFYKEMGTKDVVSYNTLITGLAAHGHGWEALQLLSEMKARGFKPNHVTYTGILTACSHAGLLREGREVFESIRDPMVDHYACMVDLLGRVGELERAELLIQKMPMEPHAGVYGSFLNACRIQRRVDLGETAARKLFELEPNHSGNYVLLSNLYASVGRWGDVHRVRELMREKGVKKATAWSCVEHKGRIHEFVMGDRYHERSDEIYEVLGKLETRMRRAGYMVDESCALRDVGEEEKEESVRVHSERLAICYALLVSEVGTVIQVVKNLRVCPDCHAAIKLISKLERRKIIVRDNNRFHHFVEGKCSCNDHW; encoded by the coding sequence ATGTCCCATCTGGGCAACGGAGCGTTGACAATCAGCCACAAGAAGATCGCCCAGCTCCGCCACCTCGCTCGGCTCCACGCCCATCACCGGTGGTTCTACCTCCTCCCCGCCCTCTGCACAAGCCGCCACGCTGCGTCAGCCTCATCTTCGGGCCCGCCCCATGGCCCGGCCTCCCCGTCGTCTGCCTCCACCCGGGCGCCCACCGCCACATCCTTCACCTGTTCAGTGGGATCCGGATCTGACGCCTCCTCCTACCTCACACTGATGAAGTCCGCAAGCAGTCGTGTCGGGACGCAGGTCCACGCCCATGCCGTGAAGCTGGGCCTTGATCGAGATGCCTACCTTCGGAATGCCGTCATGACCTCGTACGCCAAGGCCGGCCCCGTTGGGGATGCACGGCGCATATTCGATGAAATGCCCGAGAAGAGGATCCCTGCGGACTGGAACTCGATGATCTCCGGGTACTGGAAGTGGGGCTTCGGGGAGAGAGCGCGAGAGCTCTTCGACACAATGCCGTGTAGAAATGTCATCACTTGGACGGCTATGGTGGCTGGGTGTGCTAAAACGGGGGACTTGGATAGTGCGAGAAAGTATTTCGATAAAATGCCTCGCCGGAATGTGGTCTCTTGGAACGCAATGCTCTCAGGATACGCTCAGAATGGGCTCCATGACGAGGCCCTGAAGCTGTTCGACGGGATGGCGAGTTCGGGTTTTCAGCCTGATGATACCACCTTGGTTGCTGTCATCTCGTCGTGTGCAGCTCGTGGGGATGCTTCCCTTGCTGCCTCGCTCATTGAGAGGCTTGGGTTCAACCAGGGATGTCCAGGCTCGAACTTTTTCGTGAAAACAGCACTTCTTGATATGTATGCGAAGTGCGGGAGCATCGCAAAGGCTAGACAGATCTTCGATGAATTGAGGGATGGAAGGAGCACGGTCACATGGAATGCCATGATCTCGGCTTATTGCAAGGAGGGCGATTTGGTCTCAGCCAGGGAGCTCTTCGATACAATGCCATTGCCAGAGAGAGATGTGGTCTCTTGGAACACTATGATCAGTGGGTACGCTCAGAATGGGCAATCCGCCCTCGCGATACAGCTCTTCCGACAAATGACCGCTTCGAATGTTGGAGTATTCCTGAAACCCAATGAGGTCACGATCTCGAGTGTACTTTCAGCGTGTGGACACCTAGGGGCAATGGAGTCTGGCAATTGGGTCGTGAATTTTGTGAACGACAATCGGATCGAACTAGGCATTTCGGGCTACAACTCTCTAAtattcatgtactcaagatgcgGGAGGATGGATGATGCTCGAAGAGTTTTCTACAAAGAAATGGGAACAAAAGATGTGGTATCATACAATACTCTGATCACTGGATTAGCAGCTCATGGGCATGGCTGGGAGGCTCTGCAACTGTTATCTGAGATGAAAGCTCGAGGCTTCAAACCGAACCATGTGACCTATACGGGCATCTTAACAGCATGCAGCCACGCGGGATTACTTAGAGAGGGACGTGAAGTCTTTGAATCCATTAGGGACCCCATGGTCGATCACTATGCATGTATGGTGGACTTGCTCGGTCGAGTCGGTGAGCTCGAGAGGGCAGAGCTGTTGATACAGAAGATGCCAATGGAGCCACACGCCGGGGTGTATGGGTCGTTTCTCAATGCATGCCGTATCCAGCGAAGGGTTGATCTTGGGGAGACAGCTGCGAGGAAACTTTTTGAGCTCGAGCCAAACCACTCAGGGAACTACGTCTTGCTCTCAAACTTATATGCTTCAGTGGGGAGGTGGGGAGATGTCCACCGGGTCAGGGAGCTGATGAGAGAGAAGGGTGTGAAGAAGGCGACCGCTTGGAGCTGTGTGGAACACAAGGGGAGGATCCACGAGTTCGTCATGGGAGACAGGTATCATGAACGATCGGACGAGATCTATGAAGTGCTGGGCAAGTTGGAAACAAGGATGAGAAGGGCAGGGTACATGGTCGATGAGAGCTGTGCACTGAGAGACGTGGGcgaggaggagaaggaagagTCGGTGAGAGTTCACAGCGAGAGGTTAGCAATTTGTTACGCCCTGCTGGTAAGCGAGGTCGGGACTGTGATTCAGGTGGTGAAGAATCTAAGAGTTTGTCCAGACTGTCATGCGGCGATCAAGCTGATCTCTAAATTAGAGAGGAGAAAGATCATTGTGAGGGACAACAACAGGTTTCACCATTTTGTTGAAGGCAAATGTTCTTGCAATGATCATTGGTAG
- the LOC116195486 gene encoding PHD finger protein ALFIN-LIKE 7-like produces MEGIPHPVPRTVEEVFSDFKGRRAGLIKALTTDVEKFYQQCDPDKENLCLYGLPNETWEVNLPVEEVPPELPEPALGINFARDGMQEKDWLSLVAVHSDSWLLAVAFYFGARFGFGKNERKKLFQMINDLPTIFEVVTGNAKQPKDQSGGHNNSKSKSSSKMSRQSETQPKGVKMSPPPPKDEEESGEEEEDDEQGATCGACGDSYANDEFWICCDICERWFHGKCVKITPAKAEHIKQYKCPSCSNKRARV; encoded by the exons ATGGAAGGTATACCCCATCCTGTGCCCAGGACAGTGGAGGAGGTGTTCAGCGATTTCAAGGGCAGACGAGCCGGCCTCATCAAGGCCCTCACCACTg ATGTTGAGAAGTTTTACCAGCAGTGCGACCCTG ATAAGGAGAATTTATGCCTTTATGGACTTCCAAACGAAACATGGGAAGTTAACTTACCTGTAGAGGAGGTTCCGCCTGAGCTTCCAGAGCCAGCTTTAGGTATTAACTTCGCTAGGGATGGAATGCAGGAGAAAGACTGGTTATCACTGGTTGCAGTGCACAGCGATTCGTGGTTGCTTGCTGTTGCTTTCTATTTTGGTGCACGCTTTGGTTTTGGTAAGAATGAAAG AAAGAAGCTTTTCCAGATGATTAACGATCTCCCAACAATATTTGAAGTTGTGACTGGAAATGCCAAGCAACCAAAGGACCAGTCTGGTGGTCACAACAATAGCAAGAGCAAATCGAGCTCTAAGATG TCTCGGCAATCTGAAACCCAACCAAAGGGAGTTAAGATGTCTCCACCACCACCTAAGGACGAGGAAGAGAgtggagaagaggaagaggacgaTGAACAGGGTGCAACATGTGGAGCCTGTGGGGATAGCTATGCCAATGACGAGTTCTGGATTTGCTGTGATATCTGCGAGAGATGGTTCCATGGGAAATGCGTAAAGATCACTCCTGCAAAGGCCGAGCACATAAAGCAGTACAAGTGCCCTAGTTGCAGCAACAAGAGGGCCCGGGTCTGA